In Streptomyces sp. NBC_01381, a genomic segment contains:
- a CDS encoding alpha/beta fold hydrolase, whose amino-acid sequence MTWQLAEKFEEFETFEKFETSDGYVRWASFGEGDPVVLLHGSPFSSYIWREIAPALARTRKVYVWDLLGFGRSEQRDGQDVGLAAQGRHFARLLAHWGLERPSVVAHDVGGAVALRALLLEGAAYRDLTLVDAVGGGAWGTGYFKLIRDNAHVFERLPGYAHEALVASHLRHATHTGYGPGVLDAYLAPWRGARGQAAFYRQYRQFAQSQTDEIEPLLGEVSVPTRIIWGREDRLLPGEFAAFLRARIPHAELIWLDGAGHTVQEDAPARLLAHLEEDFGRAVG is encoded by the coding sequence GTGACCTGGCAACTGGCCGAGAAGTTCGAGGAGTTCGAGACCTTCGAGAAATTCGAGACGTCCGACGGATACGTGAGGTGGGCGTCGTTCGGTGAAGGGGACCCGGTCGTCCTGCTGCACGGCTCGCCCTTCTCGTCGTACATCTGGCGCGAGATCGCCCCCGCCCTGGCCCGCACACGCAAGGTCTACGTCTGGGACCTGCTGGGCTTCGGCCGGTCGGAGCAGCGGGACGGCCAGGACGTCGGCCTGGCCGCGCAGGGCAGGCACTTCGCCCGGCTCCTCGCGCACTGGGGCTTGGAGCGGCCCAGTGTGGTCGCGCACGACGTGGGCGGGGCGGTCGCGCTGCGGGCCCTGCTCCTGGAGGGCGCCGCGTACCGGGACTTGACGCTGGTCGACGCGGTCGGCGGCGGCGCGTGGGGGACGGGCTATTTCAAGCTCATCCGCGACAACGCGCACGTCTTTGAGCGGTTGCCGGGGTACGCCCATGAGGCCCTGGTGGCCAGCCACCTGCGCCACGCCACGCACACCGGATACGGTCCCGGAGTCCTGGACGCCTACCTCGCCCCATGGCGCGGCGCCCGGGGCCAGGCCGCCTTCTACCGACAGTACCGCCAGTTCGCCCAGTCCCAGACGGACGAGATCGAACCCCTGCTCGGCGAGGTGTCCGTGCCGACCCGGATCATCTGGGGCCGTGAAGACCGCCTGCTGCCGGGGGAGTTCGCCGCGTTCCTGCGGGCGCGAATCCCACACGCCGAGCTGATCTGGCTGGACGGCGCGGGCCACACCGTCCAGGAGGACGCGCCGGCGCGGCTCCTTGCGCATCTGGAGGAGGACTTCGGGCGGGCGGTCGGCTGA
- a CDS encoding PqqD family protein — MPLVRLAEHAVFDDTDGAGVILDTGRGVYLTLNSTATLMLRAALHGDTVDDVVGRLREQIDATDQTLQAGLAKLTGQLRDRALLAATQEGPR; from the coding sequence ATGCCTCTCGTACGGCTGGCTGAGCACGCAGTCTTCGACGACACCGACGGCGCGGGGGTCATTCTCGACACCGGCCGGGGTGTCTACCTGACTCTGAACTCGACGGCCACCCTCATGCTGCGGGCGGCCCTGCACGGCGACACCGTGGACGATGTGGTCGGCCGCCTCCGCGAGCAGATCGACGCCACGGACCAGACCCTCCAAGCCGGTCTCGCCAAGCTCACCGGCCAGCTCCGCGACCGTGCGTTGCTGGCCGCCACGCAAGAGGGCCCGCGATGA
- a CDS encoding DUF4352 domain-containing protein, which produces MRRLIAATVLSVLALGAATACGGGDVVTEPKSKSKSPDVTSGSKSKKPAADEPEDSSERSGRAEVGDTLTLKGLKGGSRLDVTVEKFVDPAKSSSQFLEPATGKKWVAALFKLDNKGGKVYEDSPINGAQVADKTGQRFQATIADVTAGPAMAAAVKLPPGETARGWLVFEVPEDSAITSAQWTPDSGFADDTGQWQIG; this is translated from the coding sequence ATGCGTCGTCTCATCGCAGCCACCGTCCTCTCCGTACTGGCTCTCGGCGCCGCGACGGCCTGCGGTGGTGGCGATGTCGTCACCGAGCCAAAGTCCAAGTCGAAGTCGCCCGATGTCACGTCCGGTTCGAAGTCCAAAAAGCCGGCCGCGGACGAGCCGGAGGATTCCTCGGAGCGCTCGGGCAGGGCCGAGGTCGGTGACACCCTCACGCTCAAGGGGCTGAAGGGCGGGTCGCGGCTCGACGTGACCGTCGAGAAGTTCGTCGATCCGGCGAAATCCTCCAGCCAGTTCCTCGAACCGGCCACGGGCAAGAAGTGGGTCGCAGCGCTGTTCAAGCTGGACAACAAGGGCGGCAAGGTTTACGAGGACAGCCCCATCAATGGAGCGCAGGTCGCCGACAAGACGGGGCAGCGCTTCCAGGCCACCATCGCGGATGTGACGGCCGGACCGGCCATGGCCGCGGCCGTCAAACTCCCGCCCGGCGAGACCGCCCGCGGCTGGCTGGTCTTCGAGGTCCCCGAGGACTCCGCGATCACCAGCGCGCAGTGGACACCCGACTCGGGATTCGCCGACGACACCGGGCAGTGGCAGATCGGGTGA
- a CDS encoding ROK family protein, with amino-acid sequence MNGKAAPRAEGDLSTRTRLERGRGALGPALELVHTGRAPTRAVLTAELGVTRATAGAVAAELEALGLIRIDARPSAPAGSQGRPSHGLSIADDGPVALAAQVHSDGFRAALVGLGGRIVATAPGCETIDADPAQVLGSVIDAGAQLLRETGRRCVGAGLAVPSAVAEPEGTALNPLHLAWPAGSQVRQIFADCVRDAGIAGPAFAANDVNLAALAEHRHGAGRGARDLLCVATGHRGVGGALVLDGRLHTGSSGLALEVGHVTVNPEGRPCHCGSRGCLDVETDPLAFLTAAGREPGPEGLLLQARGLLRDAAADPSVRAAAEELIDRLGLGLAGLVNILNPDRIILGGLHRALLEADPERLRAVVADRSLWGRSGGVPILACTLDHNSLVGAAELAWQPVLDDPLGALG; translated from the coding sequence ATGAACGGCAAGGCTGCCCCCCGTGCCGAGGGGGATCTGTCCACGCGTACGCGCCTCGAGCGAGGGCGCGGCGCGCTCGGTCCCGCCCTTGAGCTCGTCCACACCGGACGGGCCCCGACGCGTGCCGTGCTCACCGCCGAGCTGGGCGTCACCCGCGCCACCGCGGGGGCCGTCGCCGCCGAGCTGGAGGCGCTCGGCCTGATCAGGATCGACGCACGGCCGAGCGCGCCCGCGGGCTCGCAGGGCCGGCCGTCGCACGGCCTTTCCATCGCGGACGACGGGCCGGTGGCGCTCGCCGCGCAGGTGCACTCCGACGGCTTCCGGGCGGCGCTCGTCGGGCTCGGCGGCCGGATCGTCGCCACCGCACCCGGCTGCGAGACGATCGACGCCGACCCGGCGCAGGTCCTCGGGTCCGTCATCGACGCGGGTGCCCAACTGCTGCGGGAGACCGGGCGGCGGTGCGTCGGCGCGGGCCTCGCGGTGCCGTCCGCCGTCGCCGAGCCGGAGGGCACCGCGCTCAACCCGCTGCACCTGGCATGGCCTGCGGGTTCGCAGGTCCGCCAGATCTTCGCCGACTGCGTACGCGACGCCGGGATCGCGGGACCGGCGTTCGCCGCCAACGATGTCAACCTCGCCGCACTCGCCGAGCACCGGCACGGCGCCGGGCGCGGCGCCCGCGACCTGCTGTGCGTGGCGACCGGCCACCGGGGCGTCGGCGGCGCGCTCGTTCTCGACGGCCGTCTGCACACCGGCAGTTCGGGTCTGGCCCTGGAGGTCGGCCACGTCACGGTCAACCCCGAGGGCCGTCCCTGCCACTGCGGAAGCCGCGGCTGCCTGGACGTCGAGACGGACCCGCTGGCCTTCCTGACGGCCGCCGGCCGCGAACCCGGGCCGGAGGGGCTGCTCCTGCAGGCCCGCGGTCTGCTCCGCGACGCGGCCGCGGATCCCTCGGTCCGCGCGGCGGCCGAAGAGCTGATCGACCGTCTGGGCCTGGGCCTCGCGGGCCTGGTGAACATCCTCAACCCGGACCGGATCATCCTCGGCGGCCTGCACCGCGCCCTCCTGGAGGCCGACCCCGAGCGGCTGCGCGCCGTCGTGGCCGACCGCAGCCTGTGGGGACGCAGCGGTGGCGTGCCGATCCTGGCCTGCACCCTGGACCACAACAGCCTGGTGGGGGCCGCCGAACTGGCCTGGCAGCCGGTGCTCGACGACCCCCTCGGGGCGCTCGGCTAG
- a CDS encoding MFS transporter codes for MPRAVYVLALGIFAMVTSEFVVAGLMPQMAEGLDATIPEIGYLITAFAAAMAIGGPFLTVAVLKMRQKSALAVLFVVFLAGNVLAALAPDYRTMLVARVITGIASQAFFGVSISLAARLTRPEVRGRAIAVALNGLMLGTLLGLPLSTVIGEHLGWRAAFWAITGLTVLAALATLVGVPHMERADDGGDLRQELGAFRNPRLWLTLTTSTFIIGATFSAFSYLNPILTEVTGFATGTVPLLLIAYGAATVIGNTVVGRFADKHTIPVLLIGLILNLAFLVGFAAFAQLTVPAVVFMMGIGLVGVTMNPALVTRVQRVGNARPLVNTVHSSFITLGIIIATSVGGPAIDTFGLRAPLWIGAALAALGLVSLLPDLKRRRREAPTAAATTAVEAAEPVKV; via the coding sequence ATGCCCCGCGCCGTATACGTACTGGCCCTCGGCATCTTCGCCATGGTGACCAGCGAGTTCGTGGTCGCCGGACTGATGCCGCAGATGGCCGAAGGCCTCGACGCCACGATTCCGGAGATCGGCTACCTCATCACCGCCTTCGCCGCCGCGATGGCCATCGGCGGGCCCTTCCTCACCGTTGCCGTACTGAAGATGCGTCAGAAGTCGGCGCTTGCCGTCCTGTTCGTGGTCTTCCTGGCGGGCAACGTGCTCGCCGCCCTCGCCCCGGACTACCGCACCATGCTGGTGGCCCGCGTGATCACAGGGATCGCCTCACAGGCCTTCTTCGGCGTCTCCATCTCCCTCGCCGCGCGGCTCACCCGCCCCGAAGTGCGGGGCAGGGCCATCGCGGTGGCCCTCAACGGGCTGATGCTCGGCACCCTTCTCGGCCTCCCGCTCTCCACCGTGATCGGTGAACACCTGGGCTGGCGCGCCGCGTTCTGGGCGATCACGGGGCTGACCGTCCTCGCCGCGCTCGCCACCCTCGTCGGTGTGCCGCACATGGAACGCGCCGACGACGGCGGCGACCTCCGCCAGGAGCTGGGCGCCTTCCGGAATCCCCGGCTGTGGCTGACGCTCACCACCAGCACCTTCATCATCGGCGCGACGTTCTCCGCCTTCAGCTACCTCAACCCGATCCTCACGGAGGTCACCGGCTTCGCCACGGGGACCGTTCCGCTGCTGCTCATCGCGTACGGCGCGGCCACCGTCATCGGCAACACCGTCGTGGGCCGGTTCGCCGACAAGCACACGATCCCGGTCCTGCTCATCGGGCTGATACTCAATCTGGCGTTCCTCGTCGGCTTCGCCGCCTTCGCCCAACTCACCGTCCCCGCCGTGGTGTTCATGATGGGCATCGGTCTGGTCGGAGTCACCATGAACCCCGCCCTTGTGACCCGCGTCCAGCGCGTCGGCAACGCCCGGCCGCTGGTCAACACCGTCCACTCCTCGTTCATCACGCTGGGCATCATCATCGCGACGTCCGTGGGCGGGCCCGCCATCGATACGTTCGGACTGCGGGCGCCCCTGTGGATCGGCGCCGCCCTCGCCGCACTCGGCCTGGTCAGCCTGCTGCCCGACCTGAAGCGGCGGCGGCGAGAAGCGCCAACCGCCGCTGCCACGACCGCAGTTGAGGCGGCGGAACCCGTGAAGGTCTAG
- a CDS encoding lasso peptide biosynthesis protein — protein MNRAVTTPDGEFFLSDLDPATTPPRIPLPLRAYAVGRTFRALWIYRRHGWSVAHLYLRRLRPGPGSAALAALPAGTALRLARREVFASQLVHRTVLPDGLCLPRSLALATYLSALGLPAQVTIARLRTVAMPKNSFHSWTELYGAVLNDNPDVQLGYTVLQRVAASEAPAAPRARLRP, from the coding sequence ATGAACAGAGCCGTCACCACACCGGACGGGGAGTTCTTCCTGTCCGACCTCGACCCGGCCACCACCCCGCCACGCATCCCTCTCCCGCTCCGCGCGTACGCCGTGGGGCGCACCTTCCGCGCGCTGTGGATCTACCGTCGGCACGGCTGGTCGGTGGCGCACCTGTATCTGCGGCGTCTACGCCCCGGCCCCGGATCGGCGGCACTGGCCGCCCTCCCGGCCGGCACCGCGCTCCGGCTGGCCCGCCGGGAGGTCTTCGCCTCCCAACTGGTCCATCGCACGGTGCTCCCTGACGGTCTCTGCCTGCCGCGCTCCCTCGCGCTGGCCACGTATCTGTCAGCTCTCGGACTGCCCGCTCAAGTGACCATCGCCCGCCTGCGCACCGTGGCCATGCCGAAGAACAGCTTCCACTCCTGGACCGAGCTGTACGGCGCCGTGCTCAACGACAATCCAGACGTCCAACTCGGCTACACCGTTCTGCAGCGCGTCGCCGCGTCCGAGGCACCCGCGGCGCCCCGCGCGCGGCTCCGTCCATGA
- a CDS encoding MFS transporter, protein MPLLNKTTSAASRATPPGLRRLRVALTVFFALDGFIFAGWVVRIPAIKDQTGASASDLGLALLGVSAGAVVTMTLTGRLCRRFGSHPVTVACGVLMPLSVALPPLTHSALALGLVLLIFGAAYGGINVAMNSAAVDLVAALRRPVMPSFHAAFSLGGMVGAGLGGLIAGSLSPTRHLLGLTVIGLIVTAVAGRTLLRLEPPAPPSGVHREDSAPRRLDSRTRGLVIVFGLIALCTAYGEGALADWGALHLEQDLSAHPGIAAAGYSCFALAMTIGRLSGTTLLERLGQTPILVAGGTLAAFGMLLGALAPSVWVALIGFAITGLGLANIFPVAVERAGALAGPSGVATASTLGYGGMLLGPPAIGFMADWFTLPIALTSVAALAGLAALIGLTARR, encoded by the coding sequence GTGCCGCTACTAAACAAAACCACGTCCGCAGCGTCGCGGGCCACTCCCCCGGGCCTTCGCAGGCTCCGTGTCGCCCTCACCGTCTTCTTCGCGCTCGACGGCTTCATCTTCGCCGGATGGGTCGTCCGCATCCCCGCCATCAAGGACCAGACCGGCGCTTCGGCCAGCGACCTCGGGCTCGCGCTGCTCGGCGTCTCCGCGGGCGCCGTCGTCACGATGACCCTGACCGGACGCCTCTGCCGCCGCTTCGGCAGCCATCCGGTGACGGTGGCCTGCGGAGTGCTGATGCCGCTCAGCGTCGCGCTGCCGCCGCTGACACACTCGGCACTGGCGCTCGGCCTGGTACTGCTGATCTTCGGGGCGGCGTACGGCGGGATCAACGTGGCGATGAACAGCGCGGCCGTAGACCTGGTGGCCGCTCTGCGCCGCCCGGTCATGCCCAGCTTCCATGCCGCCTTCAGCCTGGGCGGCATGGTCGGCGCGGGCCTCGGCGGGCTGATCGCCGGCTCCCTGTCCCCCACGCGCCACTTGCTCGGCCTCACCGTGATCGGCCTGATCGTCACCGCCGTGGCAGGACGTACGCTGCTGCGCCTCGAACCACCCGCTCCGCCGAGCGGCGTCCACCGCGAGGACAGCGCCCCTCGCCGGCTCGACAGCCGGACCCGCGGCCTGGTGATCGTCTTCGGCCTCATCGCCCTGTGCACGGCCTACGGCGAGGGAGCACTCGCCGACTGGGGAGCACTCCACCTCGAACAGGACCTCAGCGCCCACCCGGGCATCGCAGCCGCCGGCTACTCCTGCTTCGCCCTCGCCATGACGATAGGCCGACTCAGCGGAACGACCCTGCTCGAACGGCTCGGCCAGACCCCGATACTCGTGGCCGGCGGCACCTTGGCCGCCTTCGGCATGCTCCTGGGCGCACTCGCCCCGTCCGTGTGGGTGGCGCTCATCGGCTTCGCCATCACCGGACTCGGACTCGCCAACATCTTCCCGGTCGCCGTCGAACGCGCCGGCGCCCTGGCCGGTCCCAGCGGCGTAGCCACCGCCTCCACACTCGGCTACGGCGGCATGCTCCTGGGACCGCCCGCCATCGGATTCATGGCCGACTGGTTCACCCTGCCCATCGCCCTCACCAGCGTCGCGGCACTGGCAGGCCTCGCCGCTCTCATCGGACTCACCGCCCGCCGATGA
- a CDS encoding TetR/AcrR family transcriptional regulator: MARPRTFDEERALDAAMRAFWANGYEATSTQDLCDATGLGRSSIYNTFSSKHDLFQRALARYMDAMTATQIEIMTDTERSPMERIRALFARIVDSEFECREDGHSIGCLTVNTTVELAGRDPAAAELLARDLAVRLAAFQDTIRAGQSSGDITSPRDAADLARFLNAVIGGMRVAAQGGADRATLEAITETALDALTR; the protein is encoded by the coding sequence ATGGCCCGACCGAGAACCTTCGACGAGGAACGGGCCCTGGACGCGGCGATGCGCGCCTTCTGGGCGAACGGCTACGAGGCCACCTCGACCCAGGATCTGTGCGACGCCACCGGCCTGGGCCGCAGCAGCATCTACAACACCTTCAGCAGCAAGCACGACCTGTTCCAACGGGCCCTGGCCCGCTACATGGACGCCATGACCGCCACCCAGATCGAGATCATGACGGACACGGAACGCTCACCGATGGAGCGCATCCGCGCCCTGTTCGCGCGGATCGTCGACTCCGAGTTCGAGTGCCGCGAGGACGGGCACAGCATCGGCTGCCTGACCGTCAACACGACCGTGGAACTCGCGGGGCGCGACCCCGCGGCCGCCGAACTGCTCGCACGCGACCTCGCGGTACGCCTGGCCGCCTTCCAGGACACCATCCGCGCCGGACAGAGCAGCGGCGACATCACCTCCCCGCGGGACGCGGCCGACCTGGCCCGCTTCCTGAACGCCGTCATCGGCGGCATGCGGGTCGCCGCACAGGGCGGCGCCGACCGGGCCACCCTGGAGGCCATCACGGAGACGGCGCTCGACGCGCTGACGCGCTGA
- a CDS encoding class I SAM-dependent methyltransferase produces the protein MTEANNHVRWFEDHAGHYEELAMYAADFGRRLIDFADPEPATRLLDVGAGRGAAARAAVARGCVVTAIDVTPAMVRRLAADVPEITVRQMDVTRLDFPRGSFDTVVAADVLEILEDPAAAVAEMRRVLAPGGTVALSVNGARGRWEWLTRLAQEFWPAPGPAADAATPADPAALLAEAGFIELTQRPVAAAVQVPRPSALWELLESQMSMAVVETLPARRAAEFRRRFWAGAEHMHAHGGIILDHNAMLHRAITPA, from the coding sequence GTGACCGAGGCGAACAACCACGTGCGGTGGTTCGAGGACCACGCGGGCCATTACGAGGAGTTGGCCATGTACGCGGCCGACTTCGGCCGGCGGCTGATCGACTTCGCGGATCCGGAACCGGCGACCCGGCTGCTGGACGTGGGAGCCGGGCGCGGCGCGGCCGCCAGGGCCGCCGTGGCCCGCGGCTGCGTCGTCACCGCGATCGATGTGACACCCGCAATGGTGCGTCGGCTCGCCGCGGACGTACCGGAGATCACCGTCCGGCAGATGGACGTGACACGACTCGATTTTCCCCGCGGCTCCTTCGACACGGTTGTCGCTGCCGACGTGCTGGAGATTCTTGAGGACCCCGCGGCAGCGGTGGCCGAAATGCGCCGGGTCCTGGCACCGGGCGGGACGGTCGCCTTGTCGGTAAACGGAGCCCGCGGCCGGTGGGAGTGGCTCACCCGGCTGGCCCAGGAGTTCTGGCCCGCCCCCGGCCCTGCCGCAGACGCCGCGACACCCGCGGATCCGGCCGCCCTGCTGGCCGAGGCAGGATTCATCGAGCTGACGCAACGACCGGTCGCGGCAGCCGTACAGGTGCCCAGGCCATCGGCGCTCTGGGAGCTGCTGGAGTCCCAGATGTCCATGGCCGTGGTCGAGACATTGCCGGCCCGACGCGCCGCCGAGTTCCGTCGCCGCTTCTGGGCCGGCGCCGAACACATGCACGCGCACGGCGGCATCATCCTCGACCACAACGCGATGCTTCACCGCGCGATCACCCCGGCATGA
- a CDS encoding dienelactone hydrolase family protein produces MPTKTLRIPTTDGQADAFAAFPDDGEPHPGVLLYMDAFGLRPELEEKARELAGHGYYVLVPNLYYRHGTTPVVELPEHIGDDDRPAIFAQLMPLVEAHTTERALSDADAYLRFLTAQPEVSAGPVATIGYCMGAGLAMRTAAAHPDQVAAVAGFHPGFLVTDAPDSPHRLLSELTAEVHIGLAVNDLSPEALSDLNQALDAAGVDYTTETYPDTLHGFTMSDTDAFSAAALQRHWERLLPLLERTLVKPVS; encoded by the coding sequence TTGCCCACCAAGACCCTGCGCATACCCACCACCGACGGCCAGGCCGACGCCTTCGCCGCCTTCCCCGACGACGGCGAGCCGCACCCGGGGGTGCTGCTGTACATGGACGCCTTCGGCCTGCGGCCCGAGCTGGAGGAGAAGGCCCGTGAGCTGGCCGGGCACGGGTACTACGTACTCGTTCCCAATCTCTACTACCGGCACGGCACGACACCGGTGGTCGAACTTCCCGAGCACATCGGAGACGACGACCGCCCGGCGATCTTCGCCCAGTTGATGCCCTTGGTCGAGGCGCACACCACCGAACGTGCCCTGAGTGACGCCGACGCCTACCTCAGGTTCCTCACCGCCCAGCCAGAGGTCAGTGCCGGACCGGTCGCCACGATCGGCTACTGCATGGGCGCCGGCCTGGCGATGCGCACCGCTGCGGCGCACCCCGACCAGGTGGCCGCCGTCGCCGGATTCCACCCCGGCTTCCTGGTCACCGACGCGCCCGACAGCCCGCACCGCCTGCTCTCCGAGCTCACCGCGGAAGTCCACATCGGCCTCGCCGTGAACGACTTGTCGCCCGAGGCCCTCAGCGACCTCAATCAGGCCCTGGACGCCGCAGGTGTCGACTACACCACCGAGACATACCCCGACACCCTCCACGGCTTCACCATGTCCGACACCGACGCCTTCAGCGCAGCCGCACTGCAGCGCCACTGGGAGCGCCTGCTCCCCCTCCTTGAGCGCACCTTGGTCAAGCCGGTCAGCTAG
- a CDS encoding asparagine synthase-related protein, with product MTGTGSVLVGDYTGCRGQVHFGDPDSRITYVAAPFGQRPAPPETGRLAVQWHAAPDAPRVPAPADRERLLLSGPVMGPVTPDRVRQIASALKNARYAELARLPGDLAGCLVTEHRVFLFRSATSREGLLHRRDGALLRWSTDPTDLLDGPEEFDHEAIWRSCRGDEVFIYDNLTPVLPGQVVVVDRDRVDVVEYDPIVPLELPRHTTMPEYAEIAYDLILQAVRPYTGRGRIGILLSGGLDSGAVLTALVDSGADVVAYHQATDDPLADESGYAREVCDHLGVPFVPVMMDHDEGYLSEKWELPHPYNNIAFRWQEQIADRIERDGITFLTWGRDGDMVFGPTRYGLYEVLHGDLRLREKAALCRGLLCSRFESSRILRSASASSSVLGDLVPTGDNARATDFLTPLPGVPDDRFSDAYSARDHCVDLSVWRPRGIQLCSPLGDKGIRRLAARMPDAYRLLPYQGRLITKPVLRLLLSTRLPERIWRRYGRLWLDSPHKNYALNHGQVLADLIGRPDAHLIRMGIVDPRQLARVLAEPASLRRNAEQLICAAMTELFLRGDARRASVTQKGVRDASRTAG from the coding sequence GTGACGGGCACGGGGTCTGTTCTGGTCGGGGACTACACGGGTTGCCGCGGGCAGGTTCATTTCGGTGATCCCGACTCCCGCATCACCTACGTGGCCGCCCCCTTCGGACAACGCCCGGCACCTCCCGAGACGGGCCGCCTCGCCGTGCAGTGGCATGCAGCACCGGACGCTCCTCGGGTTCCGGCCCCTGCGGACCGGGAGCGGCTGCTGCTGTCCGGACCTGTCATGGGGCCGGTGACGCCTGACCGGGTACGGCAGATAGCCTCCGCCCTCAAGAACGCCCGCTACGCCGAACTTGCGCGGCTGCCCGGAGACCTGGCCGGCTGCCTGGTGACCGAGCACAGAGTCTTTCTCTTCCGGAGCGCCACCAGCCGGGAAGGTCTCCTCCATCGCAGGGACGGCGCACTGCTGCGGTGGTCAACCGATCCCACCGATCTGCTCGACGGCCCGGAGGAGTTCGACCACGAGGCGATCTGGCGCTCGTGCCGCGGCGACGAGGTGTTCATCTATGACAACCTCACGCCGGTCCTGCCCGGACAGGTGGTGGTCGTCGACCGCGACCGCGTAGACGTCGTGGAGTACGACCCCATCGTCCCGCTGGAACTGCCCCGGCACACCACGATGCCGGAATACGCCGAGATCGCCTACGACTTGATTCTGCAGGCGGTGCGCCCGTACACCGGCCGCGGCCGGATCGGCATCCTGCTCAGCGGCGGTCTTGACTCCGGGGCGGTGCTCACGGCCCTGGTGGACTCCGGAGCCGACGTGGTCGCCTACCACCAGGCCACCGATGACCCTCTCGCCGATGAGTCAGGCTACGCACGGGAGGTCTGTGACCACCTGGGCGTACCTTTCGTGCCGGTCATGATGGACCACGACGAGGGCTATCTGTCCGAGAAATGGGAGCTCCCGCATCCCTACAACAACATCGCCTTCCGGTGGCAGGAGCAGATCGCCGACCGCATCGAGCGCGACGGAATCACCTTCCTGACCTGGGGCCGCGATGGTGACATGGTCTTCGGCCCGACGCGCTACGGGCTGTACGAGGTACTGCACGGTGATCTCCGCCTGCGAGAGAAGGCGGCGCTGTGCCGGGGGCTGCTGTGCTCACGCTTCGAGTCCTCCCGCATCCTCCGAAGCGCCAGCGCGTCCTCATCCGTTCTGGGCGATCTGGTGCCGACCGGGGACAACGCACGAGCCACCGATTTCCTCACCCCGCTTCCCGGCGTGCCCGACGACCGGTTCAGCGACGCGTACTCGGCCCGGGACCACTGCGTGGACCTCAGTGTCTGGCGACCGCGGGGAATCCAACTGTGCAGTCCATTGGGCGACAAGGGCATCCGCCGCCTCGCGGCCCGTATGCCGGACGCCTACCGGCTCCTGCCCTACCAGGGGAGGCTGATCACCAAGCCGGTGCTCCGGCTGCTCCTGTCCACCCGGCTCCCGGAGAGGATCTGGCGCCGCTACGGACGGCTGTGGCTGGATTCGCCGCACAAGAACTATGCCCTCAACCACGGCCAGGTACTGGCAGACCTGATCGGGCGCCCGGACGCGCACCTCATTCGGATGGGCATCGTGGATCCGCGGCAGCTCGCCCGTGTGCTGGCCGAGCCGGCGAGCCTGCGCCGCAATGCCGAACAGCTGATCTGCGCCGCCATGACCGAGCTGTTCCTGCGCGGCGACGCGCGGCGGGCCTCCGTTACGCAGAAGGGTGTTCGCGATGCCTCTCGTACGGCTGGCTGA
- a CDS encoding phosphotriesterase — protein sequence MSAVRTVLGDVAPESLGICDAHDHLYLTSPQLPDQELDSTAGAARELAAFRAAGGGSLVQWTPYGMGRHAGDLPELSRTTGVHAVAATGLHQAAHYAPELLALLRAGDLGALFIRELTQGIGDTGVRAGLIKVAGGFHGLDAHARWTMEAAAEAHRATGAPIAVHLELGTGALDVLDVLCGELGVPPARVILGHLNRSPDLTLHQEAAKAGAHLAFDGPSRAHHATDWRMPDAVRALADAGFADQLLLGGDTTTAGARSVNGGPGMPHLLRRVRPRLQLAAGEGVVEQILTTNPARAFAAEWA from the coding sequence GTGAGCGCGGTCCGCACGGTCCTCGGGGACGTCGCCCCCGAGTCGCTCGGCATCTGCGACGCCCATGACCACCTCTACCTGACCAGCCCTCAACTTCCGGACCAGGAGCTCGACTCGACCGCTGGAGCGGCGCGCGAACTTGCGGCGTTCCGTGCGGCGGGCGGCGGGAGCCTCGTCCAGTGGACTCCGTACGGCATGGGGCGGCACGCCGGAGACCTGCCCGAGCTGTCCCGCACGACGGGCGTACACGCCGTCGCCGCGACGGGACTGCACCAAGCGGCGCACTACGCACCGGAGTTGCTCGCCCTACTGCGCGCCGGTGACCTGGGCGCCCTGTTCATACGGGAGCTGACGCAGGGCATCGGCGACACGGGCGTGCGCGCCGGGCTGATCAAGGTCGCGGGCGGCTTCCACGGCCTGGACGCGCACGCCCGCTGGACCATGGAAGCCGCGGCCGAGGCCCACCGGGCGACGGGTGCGCCCATCGCCGTCCACCTGGAACTCGGCACCGGCGCCCTGGACGTACTCGACGTCCTGTGCGGGGAGTTGGGCGTCCCGCCCGCCCGGGTGATCCTCGGCCATCTGAACCGCTCCCCCGACCTCACCCTCCACCAGGAGGCCGCGAAGGCCGGCGCGCATCTCGCCTTCGACGGCCCCTCCCGCGCCCACCACGCCACGGACTGGCGGATGCCGGACGCCGTACGCGCCCTGGCCGATGCCGGGTTCGCCGATCAGCTGCTCCTGGGCGGCGACACGACGACGGCCGGGGCGCGGTCGGTCAACGGCGGACCGGGGATGCCGCATCTGCTGCGCCGGGTACGTCCACGCCTCCAACTCGCGGCAGGAGAAGGCGTGGTGGAACAGATCCTGACGACGAACCCGGCGCGGGCGTTCGCGGCGGAGTGGGCCTAG